Proteins from a genomic interval of Acanthopagrus latus isolate v.2019 chromosome 7, fAcaLat1.1, whole genome shotgun sequence:
- the LOC119022136 gene encoding 5-hydroxytryptamine receptor 1-like isoform X2, with translation MDARTFWNHTDAPHDSHADVVFLIFNCTVLTLALVLGLPGNLWVCWVVFRIKSLRTCNNALLVSLAASDLLKCSVDTPLLLFSFLRYGRDSEVSVPVCTLQQFTYALCSCVQLLTLVSISVERFQAIAFPFQTEGRKARVRVWILSIWACGLVLAAISLVLSEKALFYMLCRPHTRWQHDDERLHYWDPFGPYVLVPVWGLSLTVIVVHYARIFKVVRQQRKKVFNRGVQLQPRVSEHVWGLLSVPASAPRTAPLRPLPSVGSGSPLPPRRTVLLVAEAGAPCAGSSTAGSPGRPPEIVGAVCLLTPGARERGKKQMEGRVAQRFGYIIVAFTLFWVPMVVLLIVNVTSWQDTDTVSGALRHQAVTGTTQIQ, from the coding sequence ATGGACGCGCGCACTTTCTGGAACCACACAGACGCGCCCCATGACAGCCACGCGGACGTGGTCTTCCTCATATTCAACTGCACAGTCTTGACCTTGGCGCTGGTCCTGGGTCTGCCCGGGAACCTGTGGGTCTGCTGGGTTGTTTTCAGGATCAAGAGCCTGCGCACCTGCAACAACGCGCTGCTGGTCAGCCTGGCCGCCAGCGACCTGCTCAAGTGCTCCGTGGACACGccgctgctgctcttctccttcCTGAGGTACGGGCGGGACAGCGAGGTGTCGGTGCCCGTGTGCACCCTGCAGCAGTTCACCTACGCCCTGTGCAGCTGCGTCCAGCTGCTCACGCTGGTCAGCATCAGCGTGGAGCGCTTCCAGGCCATCGCGTTCCCCTTCCAGACCGAGGGCAGGAAGGCGAGGGTCCGCGTCTGGATCCTGTCCATCTGGGCGTGCGGCCTCGTCCTGGCAGCGATCTCCCTGGTTCTGTCTGAGAAGGCGCTTTTTTACATGCTCTGCCGTCCGCACACGAGGTGGCAGCACGACGACGAGCGGCTCCACTACTGGGATCCGTTTGGGCCCTACGTGCTGGTGCCGGTGTGGGGCCTCTCCCTCACCGTCATCGTCGTCCACTACGCGCGGATATTCAAAGTCGtcaggcagcagagaaagaaagtgttCAACCGGGGAGTCCAGCTGCAGCCCAGGGTGTCGGAGCACGTCTGGGGCCTGCTGAGCGTCCCCGCctcagcaccacggacagctcCGCTCAGGCCTCTGCCCTCCGTGGGCTCCGGCAGCCCGCTGCCTCCCCGCCGGACGGTGCTCCTGGTGGCCGAGGCCGGAGCCCCCTGTGCGGGCTCGTCCACAGCGGGCTCCCCGGGGAGACCACCGGAGATCGTGGGGGCAGTTTGTCTCCTGACGCCTGGAGCTCGGGAGCGGGGGAAGAAGCAGATGGAGGGGAGAGTGGCCCAGCGGTTTGGGTACATCATCGTCGCGTTCACGCTGTTCTGGGTGCCCATGGTGGTTCTGCTGATCGTGAACGTCACCTCATGGCAGGACACGGACACAGTGAGTGGAGCTCTGCGTCACCAGGCTGTTACTGGGACCACTCAGATACAGTGA
- the ddx20 gene encoding probable ATP-dependent RNA helicase DDX20, with protein MAASMKRAAHDIETRKRTDDVLLSEGIDFSSLLLSPAVLDGLSAAGFQKPSPIQLKAIPLGRCGLDLIVQAKSGTGKTCVFCTIALDSLVLENPATQVLVLAPTREIAVQIHSVVMAIGCAMEGLECHVFIGGRPVSQDKPLLKKCHVAVGSPGRIKQLIELGMLSTASIRLFVLDEADKLLEEGSFQEQINWIFSSLPVNKQMLALSATYPESLAQHLTHYMREPTFVRLNPSDMGLKGLTQYYKLVQSYPLAHKIFEEKVQHLLELFSKIPFNQALVFSNLHTRAQHLADILSSKGLPAVCISGGLSQDQRLEAMSKLKQYQCRVLISTDLTSRGIDADKVNLVINLDVPQDWETYMHRIGRAGRFGTQGLAVTYCCHGEEENKMMAIAQKCGLSLSALPDIIEPGLMEEPCDFGICTEAATPSSSSQRSSRPEKKRHAKSVTDQTPEHGNQRKPEKTYPAPTQVSHSKEYPERVTPARPRSPPQVAPTRKELQDALPKIPPLSSFKSCASRFVSFEEAEQDFHSFITTGLGRSVDVIREFRGREEGDPDENSGHRDCFTLYDDGAESLKQHGKRWKTDLSHTRSTSGSSSSKSIKDEREIRAVAKPQTEATQTPTLPRQKADPTKSQTCAPQIYPQTVCASNGRASPQQENYESFIKSSKKSSRTAPARTDRPESRVIKEEIGKRSKRISENTDRERTWRERDEGEHDDVDDDDEDEEEEEEEEEGEWSAESYWRASYRAWSDYYASMCSYPEQGYQNHYYYSVAQNWMAAYRMNAVYMEELLKH; from the exons ATGGCGGCCTCTATGAAGAGAGCTGCCCACGACATAGAGACGCGAAAGCGGACCGATGATGTGCTTCTGTCGGAGGGGATCGACTtcagctccctgctgctgtcccCGGCCGTGCTGGACGGACTGTCCGCCGCAGGCTTCCAGAAACCCTCCCCGATCCAGCTGAAGGCGATCCCGCTGGGCCGCTGCGGACTCG ATTTGATTGTGCAGGCCAAGTCTGGCACGGGGAAGACGTGCGTGTTCTGCACCATCGCCCTGGACTCTCTGGTCCTGGAGAATCCTGCGACCCAG gttcTTGTCTTGGCTCCTACACGCGAGATTGCGGTGCAGATCCACTCGGTGGTCATGGCGATAGGCTGCGCCATGGAGGGCCTCGAGTGCCACGTCTTCATCGGGGGCCGGCCCGTGAGTCAGGACAAACCCCTTCTGAAGAAGTGCCACGTAGCTGTGGGGTCACCTG GTCGTATCAAGCAGCTTATCGAGCTCGGCATGCTGTCCACCGCCAGCATCAGACTGTTTGTTCTGGATGAGGCGgacaagctgctggaggagggcAGCTTCCAGGAGCAGATCAA ctggATCTTCTCCTCGCTGCCGGTGAACAAACAGATGCTGGCCCTCTCTGCCACTTACCCAGAATCCCTTGCACAGCACCTTACCCACTACATGAGAGAGCCCACTTTTGTAAGACTCAATCCCAGTGACATGGGTCTTAAAG GTCTAACGCAGTATTACAAGCTGGTGCAGTCCTATCCTTTGGCTCACAAGATTTTCGAGGAGAAGGTGCAGCACCTGCTGGAGCTCTTCAGTAAAATCCCATTCAACCAGGCCCTGGTCTTCTCCAACCTACACACAAG GGCTCAGCACCTGGCAGACATCCTGTCCTCCAAAGGCTTACCTGCTGTTTGTATCTCAG GGGGTCTGAGTCAGGACCAGAGGCTGGAAGCGATGTCGAAACTGAAGCAGTACCAGTGCAGGGTGCTCATCTCCACTGACCTG ACTTCCAGAGGAATAGATGCCGACAAAGTAAACCTGGTGATAAACCTGGATGTGCCGCAGGACTGGGAGACGTACATGCACCGAATTGGACGGGCTGGACGCTTCG GCACTCAGGGGCTGGCTGTGACCTACTGTTGCCATGGCGAGGAGGAGAACAAGATGATGGCCATCGCTCAAAAGTGCGGCCTGAGTTTGTCTGCGTTGCCTG ACATCATAGAGCCTGGCTTGATGGAGGAGCCTTGCGACTTTGGCATCTGCACTGAGGCTGCAACTCCAAGCTCCTCATCCCAGCGCTCCTCCAGGCCGGAGAAGAAAAGGCATGCGAAGTCGGTCACGGATCAAACTCCAGAGCACGGCAATCAAAGAAAGCCAGAAAAGACGTACCCAGCACCTACACAGGTATCGCACAGCAAAGAGTATCCTGAAAGAGTGACTCCAGCTCGTCCACGGAGTCCTCCTCAGGTGGCTCCGACTCGAAAAGAGCTGCAGGACGCTCTTCCAAAGATCCCTCCTCTCAGCTCGTTCAAGAGCTGCGCCTCCAGGTTCGTGAGCTTCGAGGAGGCTGAGCAGGACTTCCACAGCTTCATCACCACGGGGCTTGGGAGATCGGTGGATGTCATCAGGGAGTTCAGAGGTCGAGAGGAAGGTGACCCTGATGAGAACAGCGGGCACAGAGACTGTTTCACACTGTATGATGACGGGGCCGAAAGCTTAAAGCAACATGGAAAGCGGTGGAAAACGGATCTTTCTCACACAAGGTCGACGTCTGGTTCATCTAGCTCAAAATCCATCAAGGACGAACGTGAAATCAGAGCGGTCGCTAAGCCTCAGACTGAAGCGACACAAACGCCCACACTGCCCAGACAAAAGGCAGACCCCACCAAATCCCAAACTTGTGCACCTCAGATATATCCCCAGACAGTCTGTGCATCAAATGGAAGAGCTTCGCCTCAGCAGGAAAACTATGAATCTTTCATTAAATCGAGCAAGAAATCCAGTCGGACAGCTCCGGCACGGACAGACAGACCAGAATCGAGAGTGATTAAAGAAGAGATTGGGAAGCGGAGCAAGAGGATTTCAGAGAACACCGACCGGGAGAGAACCTGGAGGGAAAGGGATGAAGGAGAACATGATGatgtggatgatgatgatgaagatgaagaagaagaagaagaagaagaggagggggagtggaGCGCTGAAAGCTACTGGAGAGCCAGCTACAGAGCCTGGAGTGATTACTACGCCTCTATGTGTTCTTACCCAGAGCAAGGTTACCAGAACCACTACTACTACAGCGTAGCCCAAAACTGGATGGCAGCTTATCGTATGAATGCCGTCTACATGGAGGAACTCCTGAAACACTGA
- the parapinopsina gene encoding parapinopsin a, with product MTPCCLKGNASQPHSSVDTVLLSRTGYTILAVIMGAFSVVGIILNVLVIVVTMRHRQLRQPLSYALVNLAVCDLGCAVFGGLPTTVTNAVGYFNLGRAGCVLEGFAVALFGIASLCTIAVISVERYMVVCYPMGAVLFQTRHAVAGVVLSWVWSFVWNTPPLFGWGSYELEGVKTSCAPNWYSRDVGNMSYIIIYFFFCFAVPFSIITVSYSQLLWTLRQVTKLQVSEAGSTNRVEVQVARMVVVMVLAFLVTWLPYAALALAVILDSSLYIDPVIATVPVYLAKSSGVYNPIIYIFMNRQFRGYAVPTVLCGWNPWASDPQTSDCETTVASINKSQRVSPKESLKE from the exons ATGACACCGTGTTGTTTaaaag GAAACGCCTCACAGCCTCACAGCTCAGTCGACACAGTGCTCCTGTCTCGGACCGGCTACACGATACTGGCCGTCATCATGGGCGCGTTCTCTGTGGTGGGGATCATCCTCAACGTCCTGGTGATCGTGGTGACAATGAGACACAGACAGCTCAGACAGCCGCTCAGCTACGCCCTCGTCAACCTGGCCGTATGTGACCTGGGCTGCGCTGTGTTCGGTGGTCTGCCCACCACAGTGACCAATGCCGTGGGATACTTCAACCTGGGACGTGCGGGCTGCGTGCTGGAGGGCTTCGCCGTGGCCTTATTCG gtATAGCAAGTCTGTGCACAATAGCAGTCATTTCTGTCGAACGCTACATGGTGGTGTGCTATCCCATGGGTGCGGTCCTGTTCCAGACCAG ACATGCGGTGGCTGGGGTGGTGCTGTCCTGGGTGTGGTCGTTCGTGTGGAACACCCCTCCGCTGTTCGGTTGGGGGAGTTATGAGCTGGAGGGCGTCAAGACCTCCTGCGCCCCCAACTGGTACAGCCGGGACGTCGGGAACATGTCCTACATCATCAtatactttttcttttgctttgcCGTGCCCTTCTCCATCATCACAGTGTCTTACTCGCAGCTCTTGTGGACCCTCCGTCAG GTGACCAAGCTGCAGGTGTCTGAGGCTGGCAGCACCAACCGcgtggaggtgcaggtggcaCGCATGGTAGTGGTGATGGTGTTGGCCTTCCTGGTGACCTGGTTGCCGTATGCTGCCTTGGCGCTGGCTGTCATCCTGGACTCCAGTCTATACATTGACCCCGTCATCGCAACCGTACCCGTTTACCTGGCTAAGAGCAGTGGTGTCTACAACCCCATCATATATATTTTCATGAACAGACAG tttcGGGGATACGCTGTCCCCACCGTCCTGTGTGGATGGAACCCGTGGGCCTCAGATCCACAAACATCTGACTGTGAGACCACGGTCGCCTCCATCAACAAGAGCCAGAGAGTCTCACCTAAAGAATCtctaaaagaataa
- the LOC119022136 gene encoding 5-hydroxytryptamine receptor 1-like isoform X1 has product MDARTFWNHTDAPHDSHADVVFLIFNCTVLTLALVLGLPGNLWVCWVVFRIKSLRTCNNALLVSLAASDLLKCSVDTPLLLFSFLRYGRDSEVSVPVCTLQQFTYALCSCVQLLTLVSISVERFQAIAFPFQTEGRKARVRVWILSIWACGLVLAAISLVLSEKALFYMLCRPHTRWQHDDERLHYWDPFGPYVLVPVWGLSLTVIVVHYARIFKVVRQQRKKVFNRGVQLQPRVSEHVWGLLSVPASAPRTAPLRPLPSVGSGSPLPPRRTVLLVAEAGAPCAGSSTAGSPGRPPEIVGAVCLLTPGARERGKKQMEGRVAQRFGYIIVAFTLFWVPMVVLLIVNVTSWQDTDTLLMELETSAMVLTCVQAAVDPLIYTLVTRQFRSELSKILSSIPGCPLILRA; this is encoded by the exons ATGGACGCGCGCACTTTCTGGAACCACACAGACGCGCCCCATGACAGCCACGCGGACGTGGTCTTCCTCATATTCAACTGCACAGTCTTGACCTTGGCGCTGGTCCTGGGTCTGCCCGGGAACCTGTGGGTCTGCTGGGTTGTTTTCAGGATCAAGAGCCTGCGCACCTGCAACAACGCGCTGCTGGTCAGCCTGGCCGCCAGCGACCTGCTCAAGTGCTCCGTGGACACGccgctgctgctcttctccttcCTGAGGTACGGGCGGGACAGCGAGGTGTCGGTGCCCGTGTGCACCCTGCAGCAGTTCACCTACGCCCTGTGCAGCTGCGTCCAGCTGCTCACGCTGGTCAGCATCAGCGTGGAGCGCTTCCAGGCCATCGCGTTCCCCTTCCAGACCGAGGGCAGGAAGGCGAGGGTCCGCGTCTGGATCCTGTCCATCTGGGCGTGCGGCCTCGTCCTGGCAGCGATCTCCCTGGTTCTGTCTGAGAAGGCGCTTTTTTACATGCTCTGCCGTCCGCACACGAGGTGGCAGCACGACGACGAGCGGCTCCACTACTGGGATCCGTTTGGGCCCTACGTGCTGGTGCCGGTGTGGGGCCTCTCCCTCACCGTCATCGTCGTCCACTACGCGCGGATATTCAAAGTCGtcaggcagcagagaaagaaagtgttCAACCGGGGAGTCCAGCTGCAGCCCAGGGTGTCGGAGCACGTCTGGGGCCTGCTGAGCGTCCCCGCctcagcaccacggacagctcCGCTCAGGCCTCTGCCCTCCGTGGGCTCCGGCAGCCCGCTGCCTCCCCGCCGGACGGTGCTCCTGGTGGCCGAGGCCGGAGCCCCCTGTGCGGGCTCGTCCACAGCGGGCTCCCCGGGGAGACCACCGGAGATCGTGGGGGCAGTTTGTCTCCTGACGCCTGGAGCTCGGGAGCGGGGGAAGAAGCAGATGGAGGGGAGAGTGGCCCAGCGGTTTGGGTACATCATCGTCGCGTTCACGCTGTTCTGGGTGCCCATGGTGGTTCTGCTGATCGTGAACGTCACCTCATGGCAGGACACGGACACA ctgctgatggagctgGAGACATCAGCGATGGTGCTGACCTGTGTGCAGGCTGCAGTGGATCCCCTCATCTATACTTTAGTCACCAGACAGTTTCGCTCTGAACTCAGCAAGATCCTGTCCTCCATCCCGGGATGTCCCCTAATACTGAGGGCCTGA